One window of the Colletotrichum destructivum chromosome 6, complete sequence genome contains the following:
- a CDS encoding Putative serine protease, trypsin domain, peptidase S1B, peptidase S1, PA clan, with the protein MVRLKVFAASAVLSFGSVSFAAPTAGEHSIPTPIDFEQPIGFDPTFASFPKAANVEKVIPKIVTLSLSGQQSNFTDFPPSEAGPPESTKRAILGGVDNRVLWPNRDYPYRAMGRIQFSNGGWCSGALIGSRHVVTARHCIPAEGVSARFQPAFYDGEVLGGYDVTVIFRPNYGQEGWCANAFDWAIFVLGEKAGQVNGWLGLKTVNPDNQLNRAMFFHYGYPQDKGGRQPYRQEAITASAATYCDRGSPVVVDADVIGGQSGGPFWINENGERYLYGVVVGGSDELSVVAGGPSLLEGYGILLKDYPN; encoded by the coding sequence ATGGTTCGCCTCAAGGTTTTCGCCGCTTCTGCGGTCCTCTCGTTTGGATCTGTCTCGTTCGCTGCCCCTACGGCCGGGGAACACAGCATCCCAACCCCAATCGACTTTGAGCAGCCTATCGGCTTTGACCCTACCTTCGCCTCCTTCCCAAAGGCGGCAAACGTCGAAAAAGTCATCCCGAAGATTGTCACTCTCAGTCTTTCTGGACAGCAAAGCAACTTCACAGACTTTCCCCCTTCAGAGGCCGGTCCCCCTGAGTCCACCAAGCGAGCTATCCTCGGCGGAGTCGACAACCGAGTTCTGTGGCCAAACCGAGACTACCCATACCGAGCCATGGGGAGAATCCAGTTCTCCAATGGCGGATGGTGCAGTGGTGCTCTCATTGGCTCCCGACACGTAGTCACGGCCCGTCACTGTATCCCCGCCGAAGGTGTCAGCGCGCGTTTTCAGCCGGCGTTctacgacggcgaggtcctGGGTGGCTACGACGTTACCGTCATCTTCCGTCCCAACTACGGCCAGGAAGGCTGGTGCGCCAACGCCTTCGATTGGGCCATTTTCGTCCTTGGCGAGAAGGCCGGACAGGTCAACGGCTGGCTTGGGCTCAAGACGGTGAATCCCGACAACCAACTCAACCGCGCCATGTTCTTCCACTACGGATACCCGCAAGACAAGGGCGGACGACAGCCATACCGACAGGAAGCCATtacggcctcggcggccacaTACTGTGACAGAGGGTCTCCAGTTGTggtcgatgccgatgttATCGGCGGCCAGTCCGGCGGCCCCTTCTGGATCAACGAGAATGGCGAAAGGTACTTGTATGGCGTTGTGGTTGGAGGCTCTGACGAGCTCAGTGTGGTTGCTGGAGGCCCCTCCTTGCTGGAGGGATACGGCATATTGTTGAAGGACTATCCCAACTAA
- a CDS encoding Putative alpha/beta hydrolase-1, producing the protein MPFFSRNPSFSLFYLDEGDPEAQYTVLLITGLSCEMHDWSWQVPFLLANGLRVISVDGRGQGKSSAPQPTPDITTWPGVERSADPDVVDYYPQSNAEDMIALLKSIGITENVITMAHSLGECTGYYIATTRPDLIKASVGVDPLHAFPSAIRERDASFFTAPGAQDTALSTLLEHFGAYCYTPACPAWQKTWHLRRMAQLDKAVLFAQCWGGWGDPEHSLGRQENAVKAFAGKLKCPRVTFGSNDWYVATDRDHLPKGDEELDEIVVIEGKGHWFHQLESEKFNGHLKRWFTKIGVLPGKQVLA; encoded by the coding sequence ATGCCATTCTTTTCTCGGAACCCCTCCTTCAGTCTTTTCTATCTCGACGAAGGTGACCCCGAGGCTCAATATACTGTCCTCTTGATCACGGGACTATCTTGCGAAATGCACGACTGGAGTTGGCAGGTCCCCTTCCTTCTTGCCAACGGATTGCGCGTAATCTCTGTGGATGGCCGCGGGCAAGGGAAATCATCGGCCCCACAGCCGACGCCGGATATCACCACCTGGCCTGGGGTAGAGAGGTCCGCCGATccggacgtcgtcgactACTACCCTCAGTCCAACGCCGAAGACATGATCGCTCTGCTCAAGAGTATCGGAATCACCGAGAACGTCATCACCATGGCACATTCTCTTGGCGAGTGCACTGGGTATTACATTGCCACAACCCGCCCGGACCTTATCAAGGCCTCCGTTGGCGTAGACCCACTCCACGCCTTCCCCAGCGCTATCCGCGAACGCGACGCCAGCTTCTTCACAGCACCGGGAGCCCAGGACACCGCTCTATCAACCCTCCTCGAGCACTTCGGCGCATATTGCTATACGCCCGCCTGCCCTGCTTGGCAGAAAACGTGGCACCTTCGACGTATGGCGCAGCTGGACAAGGCCGTGCTCTTCGCGCAGTGCTGGGGTGGATGGGGCGACCCGGAGCACAGCTTGGGCAGGCAGGAGAACGCAGTGAAGGCTTTCGCAGGAAAACTCAAGTGTCCCCGTGTGACGTTTGGGTCCAACGACTGGTATGTGGCAACTGATCGCGACCATCTACCGaaaggcgacgaggagctggacgaaATCGTGGTCATTGAAGGCAAAGGGCACTGGTTTCATCAGCTCGAGAGTGAGAAGTTCAATGGCCATCTTAAGAGGTGGTTTACAAAGATCGGTGTCCTGCCAGGGAAGCAGGTTCTTGCTTAA
- a CDS encoding Putative heterokaryon incompatibility codes for MAMPQSNLPVISGDDCGVCRRAIVEAHSVAKAQPPGYGEWIELFPSFAHLEASAASCNLCRIIRQEIVYSLANLEDLQDCIYPVQVCWQLSDGDYSRSTLKFQVVLTHRGWCEASLETPHPLEAAGEIIPNFKEEAHFDSVIKTVNWWLRTCKDGHLSCRLPLPAAYQSTAALGDHPPPLPTHVIDVRPPQRHGQNQELQERVPYVHLVEGGSRQGEYVTLSYCWGTSGKNFKTTSSNLAQQLSEIPWARLPQTIQDAVVITRKLGIRYLWVDALCIIQARYSGDATSDWPVEATRMGQYYENATCTLAASSSYDCADGMLADRPALRFGPSRDVTIDFDDVFLGKSTQIQLVGLRGPPIEAAMEESHLLSRGWCVQERALSRRMLYFARDALFWECNELRAGEHSPSKNLGFVPRPKTHALLHTQSWRSVVGQWDLLGAGLRNLVRDHQGTAEGLSASDIELILGPAWMGLIERYSACAFTNYSDRLVALSSVTEKLSRMTGASNVAGHWRETLGRSLSWMALSPIRTREACNDRGFPSWAWPSVDLGVTFEGLDGVWLENMTVEDIRRDPTRTDNVYAGHILRINGTFCEMPLAQWGLKDSRKGSGTTYTTSSFVESVTWDHLPAAFDANRLMACLFIGSVRESEYVSDTVGLVVQRTGRFDGDGGHVEEFERVGLLRFENLAIEGLLGAARRTIDIA; via the exons ATGGCCATGCCTCAGAGCAACCTGCCCGTCATCAGCGGTGACGACTGCGGCGTATGCCGGCGTGCCATTGTGGAAGCCCACTCGGTCGCCAAGGCCCAGCCGCCCGGTTACGGCGAGTGGATCGAACTTTTCCCCAGCTTTGCGCATCTCGAGGCCTCTGCCGCGAGTTGCAACCTGTGCCGCATCATTCGGCAGGAAATTGTTTACAGCCTGGCCAACCTTGAGGACCTCCAAGACTGCATTTATCCAGTGCAGGTTTGCTGGCAGCTGTCGGACGGGGACTACTCGCGCAGTACACTCAAGTTCCAGGTCGTACTAACCCATAGGGGCTGGTGCGAGGCAAGCCTGGAGACGCCCCATCCACTCGAGGCTGCGGGAGAAATAATAC CAAACTTCAAGGAAGAAGCCCACTTCGATTCTGTTATCAAGACGGTCAACTGGTGGTTGCGGACCTGCAAAGATGGCCACTTATCCTGTCGACTTCCTCTTCCCGCCGCATACCAGAGCACGGCTGCGCTGGGGgaccacccccctcctttgCCCACACATGTAATTGATGTGCGTCCGCCACAGAGGCACGGCCAGAATCAAGAGCTTCAGGAACGCGTGCCATATGTTCACTTGGTAGAAGGGGGAAGCCGACAGGGTGAGTATGTGACGTTAAGCTACTGCTGGGGTACATCCGGCAAGAACTTCAAAACCACAAGCTCCAACCTGGCTCAGCAGCTCTCCGAGATTCCCTGGGCCAGACTTCCACAGACGATACaagacgccgtcgtcatcaccCGAAAACTTGGCATCCGATACCTTTGGGTCGACGCCCTGTGCATCATCCAGGCAAGGTACAGCGGCGACGCCACGTCGGACTGGCCAGTcgaggcgacgaggatgggtCAATATTACGAAAATGCCACATGCACGCTGGCAGCCAGCAGCTCGTACGATTGCGCCGACGGGATGCTTGCCGACCGCCCGGCGCTGCGGTTCGGTCCCTCGCGGGATGTGACTATCGATTTCGACGATGTCTTCCTCGGCAAGTCGACGCAGATCCAGCTCGTCGGGCTGCGCGGTCCGCCCATCGAAGCAGCCATGGAGGAGTCCCACCTGCTCTCGAGGGGCTGGTGCGTCCAGGAGCGCGCTCTGTCGCGCCGAATGCTGTATTTTGCCCGGGATGCGCTCTTTTGGGAGTGCAATGAGCtccgcgccggcgagcaTAGCCCAAGCAAGAACCTGGGATTCGTACCGAGGCCCAAAACGCACGCCTTGTTGCACACCCAGTCGTGGCGAAGCGTCGTCGGCCAATGGGACCTGCTCGGCGCGGGGCTGAGGAATCTGGTCCGAGACCACCAAGGCACTGCTGAAGGACTGTCAGCCTCGGACATTGAGCTCATATTGGGCCCTGCGTGGATGGGATTGATCGAGAGGTACAGCGCTTGCGCGTTCACAAACTACTCGGACAGGCTTGTGGCCTTGTCGTCCGTCACGGAAAAACTGAGCCGGATGACGGGAGCTAGCAATGTGGCAGGACACTGGCGCGAGACGTTGGGGCGCAGCCTTTCCTGGATGGCGCTCTCGCCTATCAGGACAAGGGAGGCATGCAATGATCGTGGTTTTCCGTCTTGGGCGTGGCCATCGGTGGACTTGGGCGTGACGTTCGAAGGCCTCGACGGGGTCTGGCTCGAAAACATGACGGTGGAGGATATCAGGCGAGACCCGACAAGAACCGACAACGTTTACGCTGGACACATTCTCAGAATCAATGGGACGTTCTGCGAAATGCCCCTGGCCCAATGGGGCCTGAAGGACTCTCGCAAAGGCAGCGGTACCACTTACACAACTTCCTCTTTTGTCGAGTCCGTAACCTGGGACCATCTACCAGCCGCCTTCGACGCAAATAGGCTCATGGCATGCCTCTTCATTGGCTCCGTGCGTGAGAGTGAATACGTGTCTGATACAGTAGGTCTTGTCGTCCAGCGGACAGGGAGAtttgatggtgatggtggccaCGTTGAAGAATTCGAGCGGGTCGGGTTGCTGAGGTTTGAGAACCTCGCCATCGAAGGGCTTCTGGGGGCGGCGCGTAGAACGATAGATATTGCTTGA